Proteins from a genomic interval of Streptomyces fodineus:
- the fusA gene encoding elongation factor G: MRTNTTTLAAVRNLGILAHVDAGKTTVTERILYATGTTHKRGEVHDGTTVTDFDPQERDRGITIFAAAVSCAWDGRRINLIDTPGHVDFADEVERSLRVLDGAIAVFDAVAGVEPQSESVWRQADRHGVPRIAFVNKMDRAGADLDRAVESIRQRLHPVPLVVQLPIGAEDGFTGVVDLVRMRSLVWATDPDGAGTAVEGPVPEPLRQEAARRRRALEETVAELHPAALEEFCDRGTLGSGTLAEALRDLTRTGGGVVVLCGSAYRNRGIEPLLDAVVAYLPSPLDVPAVRGVHEGTEQQRAADPEVPFAGLVFKVHASTTGRLAYVRVYAGTIEKGDTVWDPGTGRTERVARILRVMADRHVQLDRAVAGDIVALAGVKSARTGSTLCDPGAPLLLEPPVAAEPVVSVAVEARLRADTGRLATALARLAEEDPSLVVRTDAETGQTVLSGMGELHLEVAVEKIRRDGGPEVSVGRPRVAYRETVVDGVSGFVYRHVKQDGGAGQFAHVVLDVEPLGAEPGAIGFEFRSAVVGGRVPQEYVRAVEAGCRDALAEGPLDGHPVTGLRVTLTDGSTHVKDSSDTAFRTAGRLGLREALRACTAALLEPVAEVTVTVPEDAVGSVLGDLAARRGRVTGSETRGGVAVLTATVPLAELFGYATRLRSRTQGRGTFTARPAGYAPAPRPVPVR; this comes from the coding sequence GTGCGCACGAACACCACCACCCTCGCCGCCGTCCGCAACCTCGGTATCCTCGCCCACGTCGACGCGGGCAAGACCACCGTCACCGAGCGGATCCTGTATGCGACGGGCACCACCCACAAGCGGGGCGAGGTGCACGACGGCACCACCGTCACCGACTTCGACCCGCAGGAACGCGACCGCGGCATCACCATCTTCGCCGCCGCCGTCAGCTGCGCCTGGGACGGCCGCCGCATCAACCTCATCGACACCCCCGGCCACGTCGACTTCGCCGACGAGGTCGAGCGCTCGCTGCGCGTCCTCGACGGGGCGATCGCCGTGTTCGACGCCGTCGCCGGGGTCGAGCCGCAGAGCGAGTCGGTGTGGCGGCAGGCCGACCGGCACGGCGTACCGAGGATCGCGTTCGTCAACAAGATGGACCGCGCGGGCGCCGACCTGGACCGGGCCGTCGAGTCGATTCGGCAGCGGCTGCATCCCGTCCCGCTCGTGGTGCAGCTGCCCATCGGCGCGGAGGACGGGTTCACCGGTGTGGTGGACCTCGTACGGATGCGTTCGCTGGTCTGGGCGACGGATCCCGACGGCGCGGGTACGGCCGTGGAGGGGCCCGTGCCCGAGCCGCTGAGGCAGGAGGCGGCACGGCGGCGCCGGGCGCTGGAGGAGACGGTGGCGGAGCTGCATCCCGCCGCCCTGGAGGAGTTCTGCGACCGGGGGACGCTCGGCTCCGGCACGCTGGCGGAGGCGTTGCGCGACCTCACCCGCACCGGGGGCGGTGTGGTCGTCCTGTGCGGCTCGGCCTACCGCAACCGTGGTATCGAACCGCTGCTGGACGCGGTCGTGGCCTATCTGCCCTCGCCGCTGGACGTCCCCGCCGTACGCGGTGTCCACGAGGGCACCGAACAGCAGCGGGCCGCCGACCCCGAAGTGCCGTTCGCGGGACTGGTGTTCAAGGTGCACGCGAGCACCACCGGACGGCTGGCCTATGTGCGTGTGTACGCGGGCACCATCGAGAAGGGAGACACCGTGTGGGACCCGGGAACCGGGCGCACCGAGCGCGTGGCGCGCATCCTGCGGGTCATGGCGGACCGGCACGTCCAGCTGGACCGGGCGGTCGCCGGTGACATCGTCGCGCTCGCCGGGGTGAAGTCGGCACGGACCGGCTCCACGCTGTGCGACCCCGGTGCCCCGCTGCTCCTGGAACCGCCCGTCGCCGCCGAGCCGGTGGTGTCCGTGGCGGTCGAGGCCCGGCTGCGCGCGGACACCGGCCGGCTGGCGACGGCGCTGGCGCGGCTGGCCGAGGAGGACCCCTCGCTGGTGGTGCGCACCGACGCCGAGACCGGGCAGACGGTGCTGTCCGGGATGGGCGAACTCCACCTGGAGGTCGCGGTGGAGAAGATCCGCCGCGACGGCGGACCCGAGGTGAGCGTGGGCCGACCGCGGGTCGCCTACCGCGAGACGGTCGTCGACGGAGTGTCCGGGTTCGTGTACCGGCACGTCAAACAGGACGGTGGAGCGGGGCAGTTCGCGCACGTCGTCCTGGACGTGGAGCCGCTCGGCGCCGAACCGGGCGCCATCGGCTTCGAATTCCGCTCCGCCGTGGTCGGCGGGCGGGTGCCGCAGGAGTACGTGCGCGCGGTCGAGGCCGGCTGCCGGGACGCGCTCGCCGAGGGTCCGCTGGACGGGCACCCGGTGACCGGGCTGCGGGTCACGCTCACCGACGGCTCCACCCATGTGAAGGACTCCTCCGACACGGCCTTCCGCACCGCCGGCCGGCTCGGGCTCCGCGAAGCCCTGCGCGCCTGCACGGCCGCCCTGCTGGAACCGGTGGCCGAGGTCACGGTCACCGTGCCGGAGGACGCCGTCGGCTCGGTCCTCGGCGACCTCGCCGCCCGGCGCGGCCGGGTCACCGGCTCCGAGACCCGTGGTGGCGTGGCCGTCCTGACGGCGACCGTGCCCCTGGCCGAACTGTTCGGCTACGCCACCCGCCTGCGCAGCCGCACCCAGGGCCGGGGCACCTTCACCGCCCGGCCCGCCGGTTACGCCCCGGCACCGCGACCGGTCCCGGTCCGGTAG
- a CDS encoding cytochrome P450: MTEAPMLDPGFIAQLLPFDPFDPAFLADPYPVYAQIREKGPVTRTPLGLWAVTGHEACSAVLRDQRFGWGDGATVADHFRTEPDGSVIRPFIFADPPAHTRIRALVGKAFAARQVDRMRATAERVVRELIETARAEAGDGPIDLMRAVAHPLPGRMQNALLDVPAEHAARFDELSGDIARGLDPSFLLAPEEVAKRDSARAELYAYIGELAEQRRTEPGTDLISELVAVEEGGDTLTPQELEVTCTLLLSAGYATTVNLIGNGMFALLDRPAQRDWLRAHPDQVPAAVEEMLRFDPPVQMISRVALAEAEIAGHTVQPGEQVMLMIGAASHDPAVYDDPDELRLDRPAGRNLGFGLGIHFCVGAPLARLTAQAAVSALTALDLEPVTGTPARVPNIVMRGLAELPVRVTG, from the coding sequence ATGACCGAAGCACCGATGCTCGACCCGGGCTTCATAGCCCAGCTGCTGCCCTTCGACCCGTTCGACCCGGCTTTCCTGGCCGACCCCTACCCGGTCTATGCGCAGATCCGGGAAAAGGGCCCGGTGACCCGCACCCCGCTGGGGCTGTGGGCGGTGACCGGGCACGAGGCCTGCTCGGCCGTGCTGCGCGACCAGCGCTTCGGCTGGGGCGACGGCGCCACCGTCGCCGACCACTTCCGCACCGAGCCCGACGGCTCGGTAATCCGGCCGTTCATCTTCGCCGACCCGCCCGCGCACACCCGGATCCGGGCCCTGGTCGGCAAGGCGTTCGCCGCGCGCCAGGTGGACCGGATGCGCGCCACCGCCGAGCGGGTCGTGCGCGAGCTGATCGAGACCGCCCGCGCCGAGGCGGGCGACGGCCCGATCGACCTGATGCGTGCGGTGGCGCACCCGCTGCCCGGCCGGATGCAGAACGCGCTGCTGGACGTGCCGGCCGAGCACGCCGCCCGGTTCGACGAGCTGTCCGGCGATATCGCCCGCGGCCTGGACCCGAGCTTCCTGCTCGCCCCCGAGGAGGTCGCCAAACGGGACAGCGCCCGCGCCGAGCTGTACGCCTACATCGGCGAGCTGGCCGAGCAGCGCCGGACCGAGCCGGGCACCGACCTGATCAGCGAGCTGGTCGCCGTCGAGGAGGGCGGTGACACGCTGACCCCGCAGGAGCTGGAGGTCACCTGCACACTGCTGCTCTCGGCCGGGTACGCCACCACGGTCAACCTCATCGGCAACGGCATGTTCGCGCTGCTCGACCGCCCCGCACAACGGGACTGGCTGCGCGCCCACCCCGACCAGGTGCCCGCCGCGGTGGAGGAGATGCTGCGCTTCGACCCGCCGGTGCAGATGATCTCCCGGGTCGCCCTGGCCGAGGCCGAGATCGCCGGGCACACCGTCCAGCCGGGCGAGCAGGTCATGCTGATGATCGGCGCGGCCAGCCACGATCCGGCCGTCTACGACGACCCCGACGAGCTCAGGCTGGACCGGCCCGCCGGCCGCAACCTGGGCTTCGGCCTGGGCATCCACTTCTGCGTCGGCGCGCCCCTGGCCCGGCTCACCGCACAGGCCGCGGTGTCCGCCCTGACCGCGCTGGACCTGGAACCGGTGACCGGAACCCCGGCCCGGGTGCCCAACATCGTCATGCGCGGCCTGGCCGAACTGCCCGTCCGCGTCACCGGCTGA
- a CDS encoding cytochrome P450 family protein, with protein sequence MPNPDGEAATGCPVHADAAAGPRPWTPGLPEPRPVEQLLLPDGNPVWMITRYEDALAALNNRKLSKNFDNALPELWPSLGYDGRKSILNQHMNLADPPEHTRLRRLVSKAFTPRRVADLAERIQQITDELLDAVAEAGTADLKDAFISPLISTVLYEMLGVPLADRDEFERNTYIFVGLGNSSGPEEVVASVGWFEEYLTNLTAQRRAEPGPDLISGLVQANEDGDALADLEIRSTVMLLLLAGAETTINLLSNGILALLRNPEQLAEVKSDPEALGPAIEELLRLTSPVFTVVYRFATQDMVLGGAQVRAGEHVMISLAAANHDAGQFPEPRTLDIHRDASKHLALGHGTHFCIGAPLARLKARIALRTLFDRFDDLQLADPEEKLTWTPSLVANSLDHLPVTFTATTPVAAG encoded by the coding sequence ATGCCGAACCCCGACGGTGAAGCGGCCACCGGCTGTCCCGTGCACGCCGACGCCGCGGCGGGCCCCCGCCCGTGGACACCCGGGCTGCCCGAGCCCCGCCCGGTGGAGCAGCTGCTGCTGCCCGACGGCAACCCGGTATGGATGATCACCCGGTACGAGGACGCGCTCGCCGCGCTCAACAACCGCAAGCTGAGCAAGAACTTCGACAACGCGCTGCCCGAGCTGTGGCCCTCGCTGGGCTACGACGGGCGCAAGTCCATCCTCAACCAGCACATGAACCTCGCCGACCCGCCCGAGCACACCCGGCTGCGCAGGCTGGTCTCCAAGGCGTTCACCCCGCGCCGGGTGGCCGACCTCGCCGAGCGGATCCAGCAGATCACCGACGAACTGCTCGACGCGGTCGCGGAGGCGGGCACCGCCGACCTGAAGGACGCGTTCATCTCACCGCTGATCTCGACGGTGCTGTACGAGATGCTGGGCGTGCCGCTGGCCGACCGCGACGAGTTCGAGCGCAACACCTACATTTTCGTCGGCCTGGGCAACTCGTCCGGCCCGGAGGAGGTCGTCGCCTCGGTCGGCTGGTTCGAGGAGTACCTGACGAACCTGACCGCGCAGCGCCGCGCCGAACCCGGCCCGGACCTCATCTCCGGTCTGGTGCAGGCCAACGAGGACGGCGACGCCCTCGCCGACCTGGAGATCCGCTCCACGGTCATGCTGCTGCTCCTCGCCGGCGCGGAGACCACCATCAACCTGCTGTCCAACGGCATCCTCGCGCTGCTGCGCAACCCCGAGCAGCTGGCCGAGGTCAAGAGCGACCCCGAGGCGCTCGGCCCGGCCATCGAGGAGCTGCTGCGCCTGACCAGCCCGGTGTTCACCGTGGTGTACCGCTTCGCCACGCAGGACATGGTGCTGGGCGGCGCACAGGTCAGGGCGGGCGAGCATGTGATGATCTCGCTGGCCGCGGCCAATCACGACGCCGGGCAGTTCCCCGAACCCCGGACGCTGGACATCCACCGCGACGCCTCCAAGCACCTGGCGCTGGGCCACGGCACGCACTTCTGCATCGGCGCGCCGCTGGCCAGGCTCAAGGCCCGCATCGCGCTGCGTACCCTGTTCGACCGGTTCGACGACCTCCAACTGGCCGACCCGGAAGAGAAGTTGACCTGGACGCCCAGCCTGGTGGCCAACAGCCTGGACCATCTGCCGGTGACCTTCACCGCGACCACCCCGGTCGCCGCGGGCTGA
- a CDS encoding FAD-dependent oxidoreductase translates to MTQRRTTVLVVGAGPCGLAMAAQLSRLGVEVTVVDAENQPHTGSRAILLWPPVREVLGELGLAERAARDGVQPAALHYHLGSGASVRVPLTEVNAPLVLPQERTGRLLAEALTERGIDVEWGTRVTKVAPDGHTVTVTTTRADGGTTEIEADWVVGADGLHSQVRAQLGIDFSGARFPATFLLAEGRIEGGNGTGGISTEEIHYFLADTGVALIAPLPGGEFRISGAVPEGTEATAEHAQALLDERGPGGLRLTEVRTVTLFSSDERVAGALRSGRCFLVGDAAHVHSPIGGQGLNLGIPDTRNLAWKLAGVVHGRLHESILDTYDPERRAAIAQTLQATGRMARQAVAGPAARRIRDLTWRLLQVSGVLARGYAPMLAGWRSRYPDVLLGAPADGTHRSRPRPGTRDPRWIPRPYDELAGRFQLITYGGQGTQLTTAAVELARRLPGLVAHFPLTGRTQRFVLLRPDGYVAASGTADRFPGVAAKLAALAPTTPGYDRSVTAEHRP, encoded by the coding sequence ATGACACAACGGCGTACCACCGTCCTGGTCGTCGGCGCGGGCCCGTGCGGCCTGGCCATGGCCGCGCAGCTGAGCCGGCTCGGCGTCGAGGTCACCGTGGTCGACGCGGAGAACCAGCCGCACACCGGCTCCCGGGCGATCCTGCTGTGGCCGCCGGTGCGCGAAGTGCTCGGCGAACTCGGCCTGGCCGAGCGCGCCGCCCGGGACGGCGTCCAGCCCGCCGCGCTCCACTACCACCTGGGCTCAGGCGCATCCGTGCGGGTGCCGCTGACCGAGGTCAACGCCCCGCTGGTGCTGCCCCAGGAGCGCACCGGGCGGCTGCTGGCCGAAGCGCTGACCGAGCGTGGCATCGACGTCGAGTGGGGCACCCGGGTCACCAAGGTCGCCCCGGACGGACACACGGTCACCGTCACCACGACCCGTGCGGACGGCGGCACCACCGAGATCGAGGCCGACTGGGTGGTGGGCGCGGACGGGCTGCACAGCCAGGTGCGCGCCCAGTTGGGCATCGACTTCTCCGGGGCCCGCTTCCCGGCCACCTTCCTGCTCGCCGAGGGCCGCATCGAGGGCGGGAACGGGACCGGCGGGATCAGCACCGAGGAGATCCACTACTTCCTCGCCGACACCGGCGTCGCCCTGATCGCCCCGCTGCCCGGCGGCGAGTTCCGTATCTCCGGCGCCGTCCCGGAAGGCACCGAGGCCACCGCCGAGCACGCCCAGGCCCTGCTGGACGAGCGCGGCCCCGGCGGCCTTCGCCTCACCGAGGTGCGCACCGTGACGCTGTTCTCCAGCGACGAGCGGGTGGCCGGCGCCCTGCGTTCCGGCCGCTGCTTTCTCGTCGGCGACGCCGCGCACGTGCACAGCCCGATCGGCGGCCAGGGTCTCAACCTCGGCATCCCCGACACCCGCAATCTGGCCTGGAAGCTCGCCGGCGTGGTGCACGGCCGGCTGCACGAGTCGATCCTGGACACCTACGACCCCGAGCGGCGCGCCGCGATCGCGCAGACCCTCCAGGCCACCGGCCGGATGGCGCGCCAGGCCGTGGCCGGTCCCGCGGCCCGCCGGATCCGCGACCTCACCTGGCGGCTGCTCCAGGTCTCCGGAGTGCTGGCCCGCGGCTACGCGCCGATGCTGGCCGGCTGGCGCAGCCGCTACCCGGACGTGCTGCTCGGCGCCCCGGCCGACGGCACGCACCGCTCCAGGCCGCGCCCCGGGACCCGGGACCCCCGGTGGATCCCGAGGCCGTACGACGAACTGGCCGGCCGGTTCCAGCTGATCACCTACGGCGGCCAGGGCACCCAACTCACCACCGCCGCAGTCGAGTTGGCCAGGCGGCTGCCCGGCCTGGTCGCGCACTTCCCGCTGACCGGCCGTACCCAGCGGTTCGTCCTGCTGCGCCCGGACGGCTATGTGGCCGCCTCCGGCACTGCCGACCGGTTCCCCGGCGTCGCCGCGAAGCTCGCGGCACTGGCCCCCACCACGCCCGGCTACGACCGCTCGGTGACGGCCGAGCACCGACCATGA